Genomic DNA from Leucobacter triazinivorans:
GTTGGTAGATGGCGCGCACTCCGTGCGGCAGGCGATCGCCGAGTTCGGCCAGCCGCAGCACGGTCTCGGTGACCACGGCCATATTGGCGTCGTGGCCGCAAGAGTGCACTACGGCGGTGCCTGCTTCCGTTCGGTGCGCGAGCGCATCGAGGTCGGCGCGCAGCCCGATCTGCGGCTCCCCGGGGCCCACGTCGACCGTGAACCCCGGGAACTCGGCGAACGGTCGCGGCTTCAGGCCGGCCTGCGTGAGCAGGGCAGCGAGGTAGCCGGACGTGCGATGCTCGCTCCAGCTCGGCTCGGGGTGCGCGGCGAGGTGGTCGCGAATCCTCTCGAGCCGAGTTGGCGCGTGGACAGCGGTCGAGGTCAACTGGGCACTCCGAATGCGGCGCCGATCATCAGCGCGATCGCCGCGATCACCATCCACATCACGATGAGCTTCCAGATGAATTTGAACCACAGTTCATAGGGGATGCGCGCGACCGCGAGGTACCCCATGAGCGCCCCCGAAGTGGGGATGATCGAGTTGGTGATGGCGTCTCCGTACTGGAACGCGAGCACCGCGACCTGGCGGTCGATGCCGAGCAGGTCCGAGAGCGGCACCATGAGCGGCATGGTGGTGGCGGCCATGCCGCTGCCCGAGGGGATGAAGAAGTTGAGGATCGACTGGAAGACGAACATGCCCAGCACGGTGAACACCGGCGGCCAGTCGGAGATGCCCGAGGCGATGAAATTGATGATGGTGTCGAGCGTCTGGCCATCCTGCATCACCACGAGGATCGCGCGGGCGAAGCCGACCACGAGCGCGCCGAACACGACCGAGCGCATGCCCTCGACGAGACTGGTGAACGAGCCGTTGACGCCGAGCTTGCCCACGAGACCCGAGAGCATGCCGATGATGAAGAAGCTCGCTGCCAGTTGATCGAGGAACCACCCCCAGTTGAAGACGCCCCACATGTTGATGCCGATCCCGACCGCCAGCATGAGCAGCACGAGTGCGCGGCGACGGGTGAGCTCGGGAATCGTCTCACTCACGGCGTAGTCGGTGGAACCGACCGCGCCGACGCGGCCGTAGAGGATCGAGGTCGAGGGGTCGTTTTTGACGCGGGCGGCGTACCGCATCACGAATACGATCGCGACGGCGAGGATCGGCACGTAGACGGCGGCGCGGAACCAGAAGCCGGAGAACAGCGGAACCTCGGCGATGCCCTGCGCGACGCCCACGGTGAACGGGTTCATCATGCCCCCGATGAACCCGGCCGCGGCCCCCGTGGCGACCATCGCCGTGCCGACGATGGCGTCGTAGCCGAGCGAGAGCGCGATACCGATGCCGATCGGGACGAAGATGATGCACTCCTCGGCCATGCCCGTCGTGAAGCCGAGCACGGAGAACACGATCATGACGAGCGGAATGATGAACTTCTGGCTGCGACCGATCTTCTGCACCAGCCGGTTGATGCCCGCATCGATCGCGCCGGTGGCCCGGATGACGCCGAACGCACCACCGACGAGGAAGATGTAGAAGACGATCTGCGCCGCCTCTTGCATGCCCCGAGGAATCGCCGTGACGATGTCGAACGGAGAGATGAGGGTCTTGGCGATCGTCTGGAAGGTGTCGGGCACGACCATCAGTCGACCGTCGACGTCGGCGCGCTCGAACTCGCCCGAGGGGACGACGTAGGAGAGCACGCCCATGAGGATCACGATCGAGAGAATGATCGCGTAGGTGTGAGGGATGCGGAGCCTGCTCCTGATACCGGGCTTCGGTGAGGACTCGGCAGTGTCCGCGGCATTGACGGTCATTCGACGATCAGCTCCTTTGCTGTGACGGTGAGGCGGTCGAGGGTGTCGAAGTCGAGGGTCACTCCCAGCCCGGGCCGGTCGGTGATCTCGACGCGGGGAAGCGGGAAGCGGAGATCGCCCGGTTCGATCGCGAATGCGACCGGGCCTGAGAGTTCGGTGGAGACGATGTCCCGGTGGGCGAGGGCCAGGTGATAGCCGGCGGCCGAGGAGACGCTGGTCTCGAGCATGGATCCGATCTGCACCGAGAGGCCGCCGAGCGCCGCCTGCGTGGCAAGGCGCTGGCAGGGGAGGATCCCGCCCGACTTCATGAGCTTGAGGTTGACCATGTCGACCGACTCGTCGAGCACCAGCCGCGCGAGATCCCC
This window encodes:
- a CDS encoding YfcC family protein, coding for MTVNAADTAESSPKPGIRSRLRIPHTYAIILSIVILMGVLSYVVPSGEFERADVDGRLMVVPDTFQTIAKTLISPFDIVTAIPRGMQEAAQIVFYIFLVGGAFGVIRATGAIDAGINRLVQKIGRSQKFIIPLVMIVFSVLGFTTGMAEECIIFVPIGIGIALSLGYDAIVGTAMVATGAAAGFIGGMMNPFTVGVAQGIAEVPLFSGFWFRAAVYVPILAVAIVFVMRYAARVKNDPSTSILYGRVGAVGSTDYAVSETIPELTRRRALVLLMLAVGIGINMWGVFNWGWFLDQLAASFFIIGMLSGLVGKLGVNGSFTSLVEGMRSVVFGALVVGFARAILVVMQDGQTLDTIINFIASGISDWPPVFTVLGMFVFQSILNFFIPSGSGMAATTMPLMVPLSDLLGIDRQVAVLAFQYGDAITNSIIPTSGALMGYLAVARIPYELWFKFIWKLIVMWMVIAAIALMIGAAFGVPS